TTCAGGTAATCGTCCGCCTGGGTCCGGGCTGTGAAGCAGACCAGCGATTGATCGGGGCGCAGGCCCTCGAAATATTCGACCAGCTTCGGCCGCTGCTGCTCGCGATAGGTCCAGACGTAGCGGAAGAACTCGAGATCAATCTTCTCCGGGCAACCAGCCGCCATCTCGGGGCGAACCTGACCGTAGCTCCCGGCAATGCGCCCCAGGATCCCAAGCATGCAGGTCGACCGCGGCAGGTCGAACCAGATGATCGTATCGGAGAGCTCCCGGCGCAGTTCACCTGCACCATTCCTGGTGTAGTTGCCGTCCATGATCCAGCGCGGCTCGCGCGCGACTTCGATCATGCGACGCTCGAAGTCGTCCTTGTCGGACTCGACCCAGCCCGGCTTCCAGAACAGCGCGTCGATCGACACGGTCGGGATACCCGTCAGAGCGGACAGCCGCCGGGCAAAAGTCGACTTGCCGGACCCGGACGATCCCATCACCAGAACGCGCTGCATTGGTCCAGTCCAAGGTTCGGTCGAGCACGGGCTGGCACCGGCTCACCGAGGTAAAAAGTACTAGCGGCCACGAGCCGTGCGTGCCGCCTGCAGTTTCGCAAAATCCTCGCCGGCATGATGCGACGAGCGTGTCAGCGGGCTCGCCGACACCATCAGAAAGCCCTTGGTATAGGCCACGCGCTCGTAGCCCGCGAATTCGTCCGGGGTCACGTAGCGCATCACGGCGTGATGCTTGCGCGTCGGCTGCAGATACTGGCCGATGGTCAGGAAATCGACCTCGGCCGAGCGCAGATCGTCCATCACCTGGAGCACCTCATGCCGCTCCTCGCCGAGACCGACCATGATGCCCGACTTGGTGAAGATGGTCGGGTCCATCTCCTTGACCCGCTGCAACAGCCGGATCGAATGGAAATAGCGCGCGCCGGGACGGACCGTCAGATAGCGCGATGGCACGGTTTCCAGATTGTGGTTGAAGACGTCGGGCTTGGCCGCGACCACGCGCTCCAGCGCACCGTCCTTGCGCAGGAAGTCCGGCGTCAGGATCTCGATCGTGGTGGTCGGGCAGCGCGCACGGATGGCGCGGATGACTTGCGCGAAATGCTCCGCGCCGCCGTCAGCGAGATCGTCGCGATCGACCGAGGTGATGACGACGTGGGCCAATCCCAGCTTGGACACCGCCTCGGCGACGTGTTCGGGCTCATTGGCGTCGAGCGCGCCCGGCATGCCGGTCTTGACGTTGCAGAATGCGCAAGCGCGGGTGCAGGTGTCACCCATGATCATGAAGGTGGCGTGCTTCTTGTCCCAGCACTCACCGATATTGGGGCAGCCCGCCTCCTCGCACACCGTGACGAGGCCGTTCTCCTTCACGATCTTGCGCGTATCCGCATAGCCGCGCGTGTTCGGCGCGCGAACCCGGATCCAGTCCGGCTTCGGCGGCGATACGGCATCCGGCCGGTTCACCTTTTCGGGGTGGCGCGGGCGGAGCTGGGTGGTGGAGATGGTGTCGACAATGGTGACCATAGGTGCCTGCAAGTCGCGAGAAACCATAGCTAATCGGTGTTGACGCGGCTCGCAACCCGCACCGCGACCCTAGCAGATCAGCCCAGATATTGGCAGTGTTGCGGTCCGTTCCACGCCGATTCCCACCTCAAAATGGCTCAAAAACCCCGCTCGACCCGT
The window above is part of the Bradyrhizobium sp. PSBB068 genome. Proteins encoded here:
- a CDS encoding DNA topology modulation protein, which produces MQRVLVMGSSGSGKSTFARRLSALTGIPTVSIDALFWKPGWVESDKDDFERRMIEVAREPRWIMDGNYTRNGAGELRRELSDTIIWFDLPRSTCMLGILGRIAGSYGQVRPEMAAGCPEKIDLEFFRYVWTYREQQRPKLVEYFEGLRPDQSLVCFTARTQADDYLKSLARQQNRASIH
- the lipA gene encoding lipoyl synthase, which codes for MVTIVDTISTTQLRPRHPEKVNRPDAVSPPKPDWIRVRAPNTRGYADTRKIVKENGLVTVCEEAGCPNIGECWDKKHATFMIMGDTCTRACAFCNVKTGMPGALDANEPEHVAEAVSKLGLAHVVITSVDRDDLADGGAEHFAQVIRAIRARCPTTTIEILTPDFLRKDGALERVVAAKPDVFNHNLETVPSRYLTVRPGARYFHSIRLLQRVKEMDPTIFTKSGIMVGLGEERHEVLQVMDDLRSAEVDFLTIGQYLQPTRKHHAVMRYVTPDEFAGYERVAYTKGFLMVSASPLTRSSHHAGEDFAKLQAARTARGR